GGTACCTGGTACTTTGATAGTATTGGTTCCCAGGCATCAAGCACCAACAACTATATTCTCCGTTGCGGAAAGGTCGCTTGGGCTTGACAGCTCCCGCCCGGATGGGCGCCGGAAAGTAGCCGGTGGGCAGCCTGCTTTGAGGCGCACCCACCGGAATGCGAATCAGGAATGGTTCGCGCCCGGATGGGCGCTGGATCAAAATCCGAAGGGTCCCGGAACTTTCGCCGAAACCTGACCGACGAACGCTTCCAGCGCCCATCCGGGCGCGAGCGGAATGGGCATTGATCCGGTGGTATGCCCAAAGCGGCAAACCACCGGCTACTATCCGGCGCCCATCCGGGCGAAACCCGACCTTTCCGCAACGGAGAACTATATTTCCTAATAATGTGGCAACGGAATGATTTCTGATTCTCCGGGCACGGGTGCAAATTTTCCGGCCTTCCAGTCAGCTTTGGCCTGCTCAATCAAATCTTTTGAGCTTGAGACAAAATTCCACCAGATATAGCGTGGACCATCCATTGGCTCACCACCGAGCAGCATCATTCGAGTCGAACCCAATTCAGAACCTCGAAGCAGTATGTCTGTGCCCGGCTTGAAGACCAGCAGTTGTCCAGCCTCAAACCGCGTGCCGTCTGGTGGGAGGGTGACTGAACCTTCGACAATATAAGCCGCCCGCTCTTTATAGTCAGCCGGAACCAGAAGCTCGGCACCGGGTTCAAGTGTCGCGTCGGCATAAAACATTTCTGAAAATGTCCGAACTGGTGAACGACTGCCATACAGCATCCCGCTGATCAAACGCACATATTTCCCTTCACCCTCCAGGATTGGCAATTCATTGCCTGCGTAGTGGCAAAACTCGGGCGTCATTTCTTCATATTGGGTCGGAAGCGCCACCCACGCCTGGACCCCAAACAGGTCAGCGCCTGTTTGCCGAAGCTCTGCCGGTGTGCGCTCAGAATGGGCAATTCCTTTCCCGGCGGTCATCCAGTTGACTTCACCAGGCCGAATTGGCTGGACGGTGCCAAGGCTATCGCGGTGAAGTAACTCACCAGCAAAGAGATAGGTCACGGTGGCCAGTCCAATATGTGGGTGAACGCCGACGTCCAGTCCTTGACCAGGATGAAAAACCTCGGGCCCCATCTGGTCCAAAAAAGTGAAGGGACCAACCATCCGACGTTTTGCCGTCGGCAAGACACGCCGCACTTTGAAACCGTCAACCAGGTCCCGAACCTGTGTCACGATTAAAGTCTCCAGCGCCGGCAGCAAGTGTTCAGGCTGGCTGTTGGAAAAATCAGTTTTCATAAAGCCTCCCCCTTGTTTTTTGGTGACTGGTGCTTCGTCCTTGGTTCCTGGTTCTGCCTCGAAAATATTGATTTCTAACCACTAAGGGATTGTAAAAAATCAACTTCCCGTTTTTGTTTGAGAATCAGGCATTTGGATTGAGCATCCTGAAAGGCTGCAGTTCGGATAGCCGGTCGGTTGCGAGGTTTTGGGAGCTACCACCGGAAAAAGCGTTCGGTCCCCTCACCCTTCGGAGCTGCTTGCCCGCGCCCCGCAGGGCGCGGGCAAGCAGCTCCGAAGAAACAATGGGATGGCATTCGTGACCGGTGGTAGGCCCAAAGCCGCCAACCGACCGGCTATCCGAACGGCAACGCTTCGCGGTGCAAAACCAAAACCTGGACGTGGCAGAGCGCGCCCCAGGAACTTATTTTTTAACGCTCCCTAACCACTAACCACTAACCACTAACCACTAACCCCTAACCACTACCCCCTAACCCCTAACCCCTAACCCCCAACCCCTAACCCCTATTCAACCTCAATCCGAATCCGAATCCATACCCATCCAGCCTGATGAAAAACCCGCAACTCAGCTTTTCCTGGAAAGGCAGTGTGCAGTCGCTGGCGGATATTATTCAACCCAATATCGGTGGAACCGGCTCGCATGTCGTGTTCATGTTGTTCAACCCAGCGCCCTGAGTTTAATACCCGCACTTGCAACCGGGTGCCGCGATACCGGGCCGAAATATGCACCTTGAGCGGTAACGGACTGGTTTGCATGCCATACTTGATCGCATTTTCCACCAGCGGCTGCAAGAGAAATGGCGGCACATTGATCGGTTCTGCCGCTGGATCAATCCGATAGGTCATTTCAATCTGGTCTTCAAAGCGGATCTTCTGGATTTCCAGATAATTGCGGATTGAGTTGAGTTCTTCGACCAGGGCAACCCTGGTTGAGTTGGCGGTGTTTAACGAGTAGCGCAAAAATTTCGATAAACCAGCCACCATCTGGCGGGTTCGCGCCGGATCTTCGTCCACCAGTCCCCAAATCGTCGTCAGCACATTAAACAGAAAGTGCGGGTTGATCTGATATCTGAGCATCAGGAGCTGGGCCTGATGCGCGGCTGAAATAGCGCGCAATGCCCGTTCACGCTCCTGCTGGTTGACATCCTGGAGCTGGGCGTTGGCTTCGGCCAGTTGGTCATTGAGGATCTGGATTTTTGCCAGCGCCCGAATGGTGCGTTCCTTCTCTTCAATCAGGCTGGTGGTTTGCTCGGCAACCTGGCGGCTTAATTCCTGCTCGCGAGCCAGGAGTTGCCGGACTCGGAACCGATAGCCAGCCCAACCGAAACAGCCGAGCATCAGGGTATATCCGCCATAGGCCCACCATGTTCGCCAGGGCGCCGCGTGAATGCGAAAATGAACTTCAACTGGTCCAGCAATTTGACCTGACGCATTTTTCCCCCACACTCGAAACACATAACTCCCACCTGGCAGCGTTGTATATTCCTTTCTAAAATCAGATGTCCATTCCGAAGGCCCGGCATCAAGGCCCAGGAGTTGTGTTTGAAAGCGGGTATCGGCTTCGCGGAAGAAACTGAGCAAGGCAAATTCAAACACGAGATGATTGCGGTTATAGGGCAACTCAATGTGTGGTTGTGATACATCCAGGGCTTCGAAATCTTCCCTGGTAATTTGCTTTTGGGTATTTTGATCCGTTGATTGGTTACTTTTCCGAACCAGCGCCTGTTCAATCAACAATGGATCTGGTTGAACCTGCGACCTTTCCAGGAGGGGATCAAAAACTGCGGCGCCGGCAATCGTCCCTACCCATACCCGCCCTTTTGAGTCCATCAGCGAAGCACCGGTGTTGCATTCGTTGCTTGGCAGGCCGTCTTCAATCGTGAAGGTATACCAGTCAAATGCGCCGAGACCTGTCGGGAGCCCCTTGGGTTTGAGTCGAACAACACCTTTGTTGGTTGAAAGATAGAACCGCCCGGAGTGATCCCGGTTGATACGATACACGGTGTTGTTGGGCAATGCCGGACTGGATGCTTCTGACAGTGTTTTCCACTGGTCGCCAGGCTGTGACACATTTTTCCACGACATGCCATTGCTGGTGCCGACCCAGAGCCACTGTAATCCATCAGCCTCAACTGTGGCCAGCAGGCTCAACACCTGATTTCCAGCCAGCCCTGATTCGGTCCCAATTTGAACCCAGCGGTTATCTTCATATCTAAACAATCCCTGGGTGGTGCCAACCCATAAAGTATGGGTTCCATCTGGCCGGCGAGTGGTTGTAAACGCAGTGACGGCTGGTTGGGGATCAGCCGGTGTCATTCGAATTTGAACCAGTTCGGTACCCACAAGCTGGCACAACCCCCGCCCTAATCCAACCAGAAGTCTCGGTTCCCCTGAGGGTTGTGCTTCAGTAAACAAAGCATTGACATACCCGGAGGTAACTTTCTTCCAGACGCCATTGTGATATTGTGCCAGGTTCAGATTTGTCCCCATCCACAAGGATGAAGTCCCATCCTTCATTGTGGTTTCAAGAAAGGTGCGACCAAATCCGCCATCCAGCGGCAGGATTTTGGGCTGGCCCCAGGTTCCTTCCCGGAATTGTGACAGGTAACACCCATAGTCGTCCTGAGTCGTCCCAATCCAAAACGTCGGCTTTTTATCTACATTTTGGGACTCGAAAATGCTGTAGGTCGAATTTCCAACCAGTCCAGAGGATTGATCAAAACTCGTCCAGGTGCCCTGCTTCCAGCGGACGAGTCCAGCACCGGCGGTGCCAATCCAGAGGGTATTTCCACCTTGTTCAGCATTGGTTTCAAACAAACTCCAGGTGCCGATCTTTCCGCCTTTCGCAATGGTATAGGTTGCCCATTCGCCCTGCTCCAGCCGAATGAGACCAAAGTAATTTCCAATCCACAGAATGCGGTTTCCAGATGGTGAAGTGGTTTCCAGGAGCGACAGAATGTAGGTATTTGAGGCGCCATCGGTGAGTTCGACCGGAAGCCATCGGCCAGACTGATAGAGGAAAAGCCCTTCAATCGTCCCAACCCACAGTGCCGGTGTCCCTTCCCAGGTCGTAGCCAGCAGGCAGCGAACCCAGGGTTTCCGACCTGGAGGCAATGGCACCTGTGACCACTGACCGGCTTCAAATTTCCAGAACCCGGAGCCTTCTGTTCCGACCCAAATGATTCGCTGGTGGCTGGCATTTTCCGTTACCGCCAGACATCGGGCCTCCTGAGCTGGAAACCCGGACTGGGCATTGTACATCCGCCATCGGCCACGACTCAGGCAGCCGACTCCGGCATTGGTGGCAACCCAGAGTTCGATGGCGTCACCGGTTTCGGAACGGGTCTCGATCATGCCATGAATGATGTCATCGGCCAGCCCTGTCGTCTGATCATAGACGGTCCACTGGTCATCTTTGAGATGGAGCACCCCGGCACCGCTTGTCCCAAACCACATTCCACCATCTGCGGCATTGCGAATGGTCCACACAAAGTTGGATTTGGTCCGGTTGGGCAGATTGACCGTTCGCCAGATGCGCCCATTGTAATACGCGGCACCGTCTTTGGTACCAATCCAGAGGTATCCACGACGATCCATCACAATCGAACTGACCGCATTCTGGGGCAATCCCTGGCGGTCGGTGTAATATTTGAAAGCTGGACGCCCGGAACTGACAATATCTGTGGATTTGCGAAAGATGAGTTTTGAAGCGGGCTCAGCTTCACCAGAAATCAGATCAACCGTAGATACAGCCGCCAAACTGGTCAACGATAACAGGCTGATTGCCACAATCACTGCCGCCATCAGGTGCCAGAGGTACTTCATCGCGACTCCACAATTTGGTGATCAAAAGGACCAAAAGGACCAAAAGGACCAAAAGGACCAAAAGGAGTGAACAATTGAATTTCGAAAACCCGGAACCCGGAAGCGCGGAAACCTAAAATCATTTTAGCCTTGAGCGCAATTGAGCCAGTGACCGGCGGCTGATTGGAAGGGCTTCGGGTTCGTTGACCAGAAATGCCTGATAATTCCCGGCTTCGTCTTTTTCAAGCCGGTCAATAAAATCCGGGTTGATAATCACCGACCGGTGAATCCGCACAAATCCAACATCGCTCAACTTGGCTTCCCAGTCTGACATGGACTTGCGCATCAGAAATCGCTGCCCGTCGCGAGTGACGACGTTGGAATATTCGCGTTCGGCGTGGATGACCTTAATCGCACTGATTTTCACCAGATGCTGGCGTTCACCGGATGTCAGCAAAATCGGATCATCGGCCTGAAGTCGGGTTTCCACTGACTCTGGGACTACACTTTCCGCAACGAACTGGGGTGTCAACCGGTGGATGGCCTGGGCTAAGGCTTCGGGTTCCACGGGTTTGAGCAAATAGTGTAAGGCGTTGACTTCAAAGGCTCTCAAGGCAAAGTTGTCAAAGGCGGTGACAAAAATCACTTTGAACGTGACTTCAATCTGATTCAACAACTCAAACCCCGAAGCGCCCGGCATTTGAATGTCGAGAAAAACGACTTCGGGGCTGGTTTCACGAATGACTTCGATGGCCTGGGTAATATTTGACGCTTCGCCAACAACCTGGACGTGGGGATGTTCGGCCAGCAAGGTGCGCAGCATCTTCCTGGCCATGCGTTCGTCGTCAACAATAACCGCCGTGATTTCCTGAGTAGACATGGAGTTAAACCCATAAAGTCTGAATGTGGATAGATTTCACGATGATGAAACCCATCCACATAGTCTTCAAGGAAATCGCGAGCGTCAAGGGCAATGGAAAAGTTTAGAGTATCGTCTTTAGACGAGAGGATTTCATCTTCTGTCTCACTCGTCAAACCTCACGCCTGAAGGCGTTACTCTGAACCAAAACCTAGCGAATTTTGCTTGGCTGATTGAATTGCCCAACCGCGCTTCCAAACAGGTTTGGCGTCCCAACCAGTCTCCAAACCGATGAACCAAACTCACGGGATTCAATGCGATGGTTTCCAGTGTTGCCAACCACCAGATTTCGCCTTCCGGATTCTGGTCCAAGCATAAACTGGGTCACGGTTACTCCTTCTGGATTCACGACCTGCCCCAAATCACTTCCTCCAGAGGCAAGCACGGTTGCGGATCCGGAGTTCCCTCTGAAAAACATCAGGATACGATTATTGCCACTGTCGGCAACATACAGGTTCCGGTCATTATCAACCGCAACTCCGACTGGGGATTGAACTTCTCCAGGAGACAAACCATTTCCAGATTGGGCAATGACTGTACCTGAGTTTGGAGTTGTCACAGTATTGGCGTTTGAAATTCGCAGAACCCGGCTGGCGACTCGATCTGCGATATAGAGATTGAAATTGGCATCAATGGCCAGTCCATGGGGGCTGGTGACTTCACCCAAACCTCCACCAACTGAAGCCAGCAACGTCGCCACACCTGGAACACCGCCGTTGAAGCGCAGCACACGTTTATTGTTGGTGTCACTGACATATAAGTTACCGGCCTGATCCAGTGCCAGCCCTTGCGGACCGCGTACCTGGTTGAGTCCAGTTCCAATCGTCGCAAAGTCAGCCCAGGTCGTTCCGCCATCAGTTGACCACTGAATCCGGTTGTTTCCGGTATCGGCGACATAAATTCGCTGACCTGAACCATCAGCAGTGACGGCTTCTGGCAATCGGAACTGACCCGGCCCGGTCCCAATCACCCCAGCGCCAATCACCTGCCACGTCAGACCATCATATTTCTGAACGCGGTGGTTCATCGTGTCGGCAACATACAAAATTGGAAGCTCGACGCCACAAAAACCAGTCAAGGTGATGGTGACAGTGTCACTGACTGCACCACACAATCCCGCCGGGTCGTTTGTTGTCAGGGTGAGCGTCACCGTTCCCGCCGTGATTTCAGCCGGGCTTGGGGTATAAATCGCACCCAGTGCATTGGCATTGGGGGCAAAAGTTCCAGTCCCACCGCTCCAGGTGCCGCTGGTGGCACCACCGCCGACCGTTCCAGCAAGCTGAATCAGTGCCGTGGAACACAGTGTTTGATCTGGACCGGCATTCACGGTTGCGGCCAGGTTGATGGTAATGGTGACGGTATCGGACACCGCCACACAGCTTCCTGGTGGATCGTTGGTGGTCAGGGTCAGCGTCACGCTTCCAGCCGAAATTTCTCCAGCAGATGGTGCATAGACCGCATTCAAGGCACTGGCATTTGGCGTAAAGGTCCCGGTTCCTCCAGTCCAGGTGGCTGAACTGGCTCCACCGCCAATTGAACCATTCAAAGTGACAGTTTCAGTCGAACAGATAGTTTGATTGGCACCAGCATCAACCGTTGCAAACGGGCTGAACGTAATCGTCACCGTGTCTGAAACGGCACCGCACGGCCCGGCTGGATCGTTGGTGGTCAGGGTCAGCGTCACGCTTCCGGCTGAAATTTCTCCGGCGGTTGGCGTGTACTGTGCCGTGAGGGTGCCGGCATTGGGGGTAAACGTTCCGCCACCGCCACTCCAGGTGCTGCTCGCGGCGCTACCTCCGACACTTCCGGCAAGTTGAACCAAGGTTGAGGCACAAACCGCCTGATCTGGACCGGCATTCACGGTTGCGGCCAGGTTAATGGTAATCGTGACAGTATCGGACACCGCGACACAGTCGCCGGCTGGATCATTGGTGGTCAGGGTCAAGGTCACGCTTCCGGCTGAAATTTCAGCGGCAGATGGCGTGTAGACGGCATTCAACGTGCCGGCATTTGGCGTAAAGGTCCCGGTTCCGCCGGTCCAGGTCGCAGAACTGGCAGCGCCGCCGATTGAACCATTCAAAGTCACAGTTTCAGTCGAACAGATGGTTTGATTGGCACCTGCATCAACCGTGGCCGATGCACTCAAGGTAATCGTCACCGTGTCTGAAACGGCGCCGCACGGCCCGGTTGGATCGTTGGTGGTCAGGGTCAGCGTCACGCTTCCGGATGAAATTTCTCCGGCGGTTGGCGTGTACTGTGCCGTGAGGGTACCGGCATTGGGGGTAAACGTTCCGCCACCGCCACTCCAGGTGCCGCTGGTGGCGCTGCCTCCGACCGTTCCAGCAAGCTGGGCTGAACCGGTCGCACAAATTGTCTGATCTGGACCAGCATTCACGGTGGCGACTGGATTGACGGTCACGGTCATGGTATCGCTCGAACTGGTGCAGGGTGAATTGCTCGTCGTCCACTGCAGGGTATACACCCCGGGTCCCCCAGCCGGCGTGAACGTCGTGGAGTTAACCGACACGTTTCCAAACTGGGTCGCTGATGTTGATGGCCCGCTGACCACCGACCAGTTTCCCGCCCCGATGGCCGGAAGATTTGCCGCCAGCGTGGTACTCGGGGTTGAAGCACAGATTGTTTGATCCGGCCCGGCATTCGCCGGTGTTGGCGGTTGCTGGACGGTAATGGTGGCACTGCCGCTCCCCGTGATTGGGCACGTGTCGGCATCCGTTCCGGACTGCACCATGTAAGTAGTTGTCACTGTTGGAGATACAGTGAACGTCAATGGACTGCTTCCCGTTTGGGTTCCGCCACCATTATTGAGCGTCACGCTATAGGGTCCGGTCCCACCGGTCACAGCGACCGTAACCTGGGCGGAACTCCCGGCACAGATGGTTGCACCACCACTGACGGTCCCAGTCACGGTTGGGCAGGCAAAACAACTCGAAAATTCCGACGTGTTGCCATTGTTGTCGGTGGCCGTGGCGCTGATGATCGGTCGCCCTGGAACTGCCGTAAAGTTAAACGTGACGCTTCCCGGTCCGGCCAGATTCGTTGTACCAAGAAATACCTCGCCCTCGCTTGTCCCCTCCGGTTTACAGGCCGCGTTGGCGAAAAATTCAAGCCGTACCGGATAGGCGGTATTGGTCACCAGACTATCGAGCGAAGCACTCACCGATGTGGCTGAAATCGGGGTGATCACCGGGAAGTTTTGCAGGTTGTTTGGCCCCGCATCCGGGTCGCCGGTATCGTTTGGGGTCACACCGTTGCCTCCGACTGGCGCCAAATCAATTCCCAGGCTCCCCGAACCAAAAATGGTATTGCCCAGACTGCGATTCATGGTTCCACCTTCAATCCGGATGCCAACCCCGGCACTATGGGCAATGATATTTCCTTCACCCGCCCCAGTCCCACCAACCAGAGTATTATTTGCGGGGAACGCTGGGACGCCAATGCCGATCCCGGTGCCATTCCCAAGCGGCGCGGTATTGGCGGCATTGCGTCCGATGAGATTGCCTTGAACGGTATGGGGGCCGTTGGTCTGGGTAATTTGGATTCCCTCAAAACCACTGCTGCTGATGACGTTTTGGGCGCCGGCAGCCGTTCCACCGATGGTGTGACCTGTCGTATTTCGGGTAATGGAAACTCCAACAGAATTCGCAATCGCGGTTGTCCCGGCAGAATTGGTCCCAAAGTAATTTCCCTGAATCAAGGCACTGGTACTCGTGTCAACCACGGTCACGCCGAGGCCCGTACCGCCGACAACGTTGCGGGCAGCAGCCGTGGTCCCTCCGACCAGCGCCGAAGCGCTATCTTCCACTTGCATGCCGGTGGCCGTCGCCGCCAACGATGCCGTTCCGGTGGCGTTGAGGCCAACCAGGTTTTGCTGTACCGTCATATTTGACGAGAAATCAGCCACGTACACCCCAATGCCTCTCACTCCGACGACATTCCCTGCCCCAGCGGCTGTCCCGCCAACAAAGCCGTTGGTGGTAGTTGCTCCAAGCAGAAAAATACCGGTCTCAAAACCAGCGTCAATGGTTGCGGTTCCAGCCGCATTGAGTCCCACATAATTGCCCTGGATCAAATGACCAGAACCACCATTGACATTGATATTGACCGAACTCGCACCGCCGCTGATTACATTTCGGGCTTGAGGCGTCGTGCCGCCGATGGTGATGGTGCTGGCATTGAAAATGGTAACACTCCGGTTATTTGGCAAGGAGGTCGTTCCATCGGCGGAGGTGCCTAAGAAGTTCCCATCCACCATCCCAGTTGAACTCTGATTGAACGTAATGGCTGAAGCTTGATTGTCATTGGCGCGATTGATGACCAGCCCACGTATCCGACTGCCGGCACTCCCATTGTTAAATGGAACCGCCGGCGTGTTGACGGCCAGGGCATCGGCATTGATCTCAATTCGGAGTACCGCATCGCTTCCGACCGCCTGTGTATTGGCTGAAGCCCCGGTCTGGGTATAGCCGTCAATTGTCAACGGCTGGGTAATAAAAGGCAAACCGGAGGCCAAAGTAATCGTCTGGACACCGCTTCCGGGAATGGCAAAGTTGATGCTATCAGCACCGGCACTGAGATTGGCCTGGGTAATGCAGTACCGTAAATCACCGCTGGTCCCGGTCCCCGTTCCAGTATCGGTTGTGCTATTGACGGTATAGACCACGAGCGGCTGAGTGAAAAGTACCCCTGGACGGGCTGAATTGCGCGTCACCACCACCAGATCCTGCAAACCATCTCCGTTGAGCAACATCGGCAGCATTGCGACCGGGGCTCCGGTTTGAGACGGCAATGTGACCTGGAGCGAAGATGACCCAGAGGCACGTTTTTTTGTGGGCGATTGATCCTGGCTCAGGTTTCCAAGCAGCCGAATGTCCGCCGCCTCGCCAATCACTGCCAGATCATCGTGCGACAGGCTGGAACTTTTGACCCGCACGAGTTGATTGGCTTCAGCTCCGACATTGGCAAAGGGCGTGGCAGTCCACTGTGACAATCGAACCGGGGCTCGCAAGGCTTTAGCCGCCGCGACAACTCCCGAAGAGACTGCAACTGTGGTTTCCACCCCTTTTTGACCACTGGTCACAATCTCATAGTCGAGTGAAGCTGATTGACGCAGGGCGGCGGGCATCTCGCGTGAGAGCACCTCAACCTGGCCATCGGTTGACAGCACTGCGATATCGGTCAGGTCATCGGCTTCGAAATCGCCCAATGCCAGCGATTTGATCTCGAAATCAAATTTCCGCTGGTTGATTCGCAAGGGTTCAACCTGTTTGTCACTCACGGAA
Above is a window of Acidobacteriota bacterium DNA encoding:
- a CDS encoding pirin family protein, coding for MKTDFSNSQPEHLLPALETLIVTQVRDLVDGFKVRRVLPTAKRRMVGPFTFLDQMGPEVFHPGQGLDVGVHPHIGLATVTYLFAGELLHRDSLGTVQPIRPGEVNWMTAGKGIAHSERTPAELRQTGADLFGVQAWVALPTQYEEMTPEFCHYAGNELPILEGEGKYVRLISGMLYGSRSPVRTFSEMFYADATLEPGAELLVPADYKERAAYIVEGSVTLPPDGTRFEAGQLLVFKPGTDILLRGSELGSTRMMLLGGEPMDGPRYIWWNFVSSSKDLIEQAKADWKAGKFAPVPGESEIIPLPHY
- a CDS encoding histidine kinase yields the protein MKYLWHLMAAVIVAISLLSLTSLAAVSTVDLISGEAEPASKLIFRKSTDIVSSGRPAFKYYTDRQGLPQNAVSSIVMDRRGYLWIGTKDGAAYYNGRIWRTVNLPNRTKSNFVWTIRNAADGGMWFGTSGAGVLHLKDDQWTVYDQTTGLADDIIHGMIETRSETGDAIELWVATNAGVGCLSRGRWRMYNAQSGFPAQEARCLAVTENASHQRIIWVGTEGSGFWKFEAGQWSQVPLPPGRKPWVRCLLATTWEGTPALWVGTIEGLFLYQSGRWLPVELTDGASNTYILSLLETTSPSGNRILWIGNYFGLIRLEQGEWATYTIAKGGKIGTWSLFETNAEQGGNTLWIGTAGAGLVRWKQGTWTSFDQSSGLVGNSTYSIFESQNVDKKPTFWIGTTQDDYGCYLSQFREGTWGQPKILPLDGGFGRTFLETTMKDGTSSLWMGTNLNLAQYHNGVWKKVTSGYVNALFTEAQPSGEPRLLVGLGRGLCQLVGTELVQIRMTPADPQPAVTAFTTTRRPDGTHTLWVGTTQGLFRYEDNRWVQIGTESGLAGNQVLSLLATVEADGLQWLWVGTSNGMSWKNVSQPGDQWKTLSEASSPALPNNTVYRINRDHSGRFYLSTNKGVVRLKPKGLPTGLGAFDWYTFTIEDGLPSNECNTGASLMDSKGRVWVGTIAGAAVFDPLLERSQVQPDPLLIEQALVRKSNQSTDQNTQKQITREDFEALDVSQPHIELPYNRNHLVFEFALLSFFREADTRFQTQLLGLDAGPSEWTSDFRKEYTTLPGGSYVFRVWGKNASGQIAGPVEVHFRIHAAPWRTWWAYGGYTLMLGCFGWAGYRFRVRQLLAREQELSRQVAEQTTSLIEEKERTIRALAKIQILNDQLAEANAQLQDVNQQERERALRAISAAHQAQLLMLRYQINPHFLFNVLTTIWGLVDEDPARTRQMVAGLSKFLRYSLNTANSTRVALVEELNSIRNYLEIQKIRFEDQIEMTYRIDPAAEPINVPPFLLQPLVENAIKYGMQTSPLPLKVHISARYRGTRLQVRVLNSGRWVEQHEHDMRAGSTDIGLNNIRQRLHTAFPGKAELRVFHQAGWVWIRIRIEVE
- a CDS encoding response regulator, with the protein product MSTQEITAVIVDDERMARKMLRTLLAEHPHVQVVGEASNITQAIEVIRETSPEVVFLDIQMPGASGFELLNQIEVTFKVIFVTAFDNFALRAFEVNALHYLLKPVEPEALAQAIHRLTPQFVAESVVPESVETRLQADDPILLTSGERQHLVKISAIKVIHAEREYSNVVTRDGQRFLMRKSMSDWEAKLSDVGFVRIHRSVIINPDFIDRLEKDEAGNYQAFLVNEPEALPISRRSLAQLRSRLK
- a CDS encoding VCBS repeat-containing protein; amino-acid sequence: MKKQGFRHNHLAVVVILTACLTWAGYFRTGTTIQANYQASRLSQTQLSKIVTIETPQYHPAFHFRQGRELELTPALETQLSQFQGIPKALASGDFDSDGMKDVIVGYETATGGTVIVFRGNPETFAPSDARTQKLKAEGTFTESPLLETGVVIDIPNRPDFLGAGDFNGDGTFDLVTATRGESQLHLLSGNGKGELGHASTLEIPGQITALVLGDVNRQDGLADVLVSVAETETARLLVFESPDGALRHEPEVLTLPAPATAIAVGELGGSPFSDIAVAAGTTVLVAEGRDRKLSVSDKQVEPLRINQRKFDFEIKSLALGDFEADDLTDIAVLSTDGQVEVLSREMPAALRQSASLDYEIVTSGQKGVETTVAVSSGVVAAAKALRAPVRLSQWTATPFANVGAEANQLVRVKSSSLSHDDLAVIGEAADIRLLGNLSQDQSPTKKRASGSSSLQVTLPSQTGAPVAMLPMLLNGDGLQDLVVVTRNSARPGVLFTQPLVVYTVNSTTDTGTGTGTSGDLRYCITQANLSAGADSINFAIPGSGVQTITLASGLPFITQPLTIDGYTQTGASANTQAVGSDAVLRIEINADALAVNTPAVPFNNGSAGSRIRGLVINRANDNQASAITFNQSSTGMVDGNFLGTSADGTTSLPNNRSVTIFNASTITIGGTTPQARNVISGGASSVNINVNGGSGHLIQGNYVGLNAAGTATIDAGFETGIFLLGATTTNGFVGGTAAGAGNVVGVRGIGVYVADFSSNMTVQQNLVGLNATGTASLAATATGMQVEDSASALVGGTTAAARNVVGGTGLGVTVVDTSTSALIQGNYFGTNSAGTTAIANSVGVSITRNTTGHTIGGTAAGAQNVISSSGFEGIQITQTNGPHTVQGNLIGRNAANTAPLGNGTGIGIGVPAFPANNTLVGGTGAGEGNIIAHSAGVGIRIEGGTMNRSLGNTIFGSGSLGIDLAPVGGNGVTPNDTGDPDAGPNNLQNFPVITPISATSVSASLDSLVTNTAYPVRLEFFANAACKPEGTSEGEVFLGTTNLAGPGSVTFNFTAVPGRPIISATATDNNGNTSEFSSCFACPTVTGTVSGGATICAGSSAQVTVAVTGGTGPYSVTLNNGGGTQTGSSPLTFTVSPTVTTTYMVQSGTDADTCPITGSGSATITVQQPPTPANAGPDQTICASTPSTTLAANLPAIGAGNWSVVSGPSTSATQFGNVSVNSTTFTPAGGPGVYTLQWTTSNSPCTSSSDTMTVTVNPVATVNAGPDQTICATGSAQLAGTVGGSATSGTWSGGGGTFTPNAGTLTAQYTPTAGEISSGSVTLTLTTNDPTGPCGAVSDTVTITLSASATVDAGANQTICSTETVTLNGSIGGAASSATWTGGTGTFTPNAGTLNAVYTPSAAEISAGSVTLTLTTNDPAGDCVAVSDTVTITINLAATVNAGPDQAVCASTLVQLAGSVGGSAASSTWSGGGGTFTPNAGTLTAQYTPTAGEISAGSVTLTLTTNDPAGPCGAVSDTVTITFSPFATVDAGANQTICSTETVTLNGSIGGGASSATWTGGTGTFTPNASALNAVYAPSAGEISAGSVTLTLTTNDPPGSCVAVSDTVTITINLAATVNAGPDQTLCSTALIQLAGTVGGGATSGTWSGGTGTFAPNANALGAIYTPSPAEITAGTVTLTLTTNDPAGLCGAVSDTVTITLTGFCGVELPILYVADTMNHRVQKYDGLTWQVIGAGVIGTGPGQFRLPEAVTADGSGQRIYVADTGNNRIQWSTDGGTTWADFATIGTGLNQVRGPQGLALDQAGNLYVSDTNNKRVLRFNGGVPGVATLLASVGGGLGEVTSPHGLAIDANFNLYIADRVASRVLRISNANTVTTPNSGTVIAQSGNGLSPGEVQSPVGVAVDNDRNLYVADSGNNRILMFFRGNSGSATVLASGGSDLGQVVNPEGVTVTQFMLGPESGRRNLVVGNTGNHRIESREFGSSVWRLVGTPNLFGSAVGQFNQPSKIR